The Verrucomicrobiota bacterium genomic sequence TAAAGTTCTGTCGCATTGGCTTTTACGTTTAATTCACGCGTCCCCACTCTCCCAACCTTGCTAATTTCTAGCAACCAAGCCATCCTTACTGGTCTACGAATCTTTGTTTGATAAACTGCAGTAGGACAGGGAACTCTCTTATTATAGCTATGGCTCCACCAACCTTGGATTTCCGGTTTCTCCTGTCCACTCACTATCTTCAGATCCCATACGAATGAGCTATTAGGGCTAATTCTCAGGTTAGATTTTTTTGGGTCACTTGTTGATACACTGTCATTATTGATTAATAATTTTGCTCCTGGCTCAAAATGCCAAAAGGCTTCTAACTCATGGCCTCCCCAAGCGATAACTTCGTCAACGACTATGAGATATTGGTCTGCGTAGCGAATGACAGCTCTTCTATGTTTAACATCCTCCAAGTGTTCAAACCCCACTTCGCCCAAGGCAAAGTCCACTTGGCCCTGATTCAAACCTACCTGAGCTGCGTCGTGCACTGGAGCTTCTCGAACTCTTAACCCCAACCGTTGTTTCTTACCGTTGATCCGTATGGTGTTATGGCTTTCCGTTCCGAGAAAATAATGCCTCCACTTATCCCACCTGTAGTAATAGCGCCCGGTATCCACTAAAAAATTCCTTCCATTTGCGGACAATGATAAATGCAGCTTGTCATAATGATTATGAGCCAGGCCACTTGGCCCAATATCAAAAAAAGCCCACAATTGCCCTTCGCTCCAATCACTGCGCATAACTACATGCCCGGCCCAAGGAAAATATCTTGATCCTATTTTTTCTGTATCGAGCAACTTGCCTTGCTTACCGTGTGTTAAGACATACAGCCAATCTTGGCGGTTGTAGTTCTTAGCTGCATGGAGACCAAATTTTACATTATATTCTGTATCCGCATCATTATTAAGCGGCCCATGGCCATCTGGCTTAGTGATCCAGACCAAATACTCCCACATCTTTTCCAAGGTCTTTTCATAATGCTCCGACAATTCCACTTCCCCCCAGCGAGCCATTTCTGAAAGCCTCTCAAAACTAAGTAGTGTGGTAACCTGGTAATGATTAGATAACTCCTTCTGTGCTCCATCTGGATATACCTGTGGCTCTAACTCATCTAGAACAGCAGCAAAGGCATATTCTATCCACAATCTACTTTCTTTAAACTCCGGCCAAAAAATACCGCATTTGGCCAATGCCAACATCTCTACCAAAACGTGATTACCCGTTTTGGCATGATGATTCTGACAGACGTAAGCATGCTCGGGTATGCTGCTTAGGACCAGTATCTTGGCCACATCCGAAACATCATTAGATTGCAGCATTCCATAAAATACCTTAGGCCAGTACTCGGTTATTCTTCTGCCTGCCTCCATGGCCCGCCACTGAGCCGAACCGGTTTTCTTGGCGGGTACTGGATTGTTCAATATCCAATCCGTTACGAGGTCGCTGTATTTATTAGCATACTTAGCATCTCCTGTTGCTTCGTAGGCTACATAAAGAGAGTCAAAGTAATAATGCCTGTTGAGAAAAACAGCCCATTCAATGTCATTCTTGGGCCCATAGCCCCACCAGTCCAAGCCACCGTGAGGCATACGTTCGACTTTTGCGCTCAGACCTTGGAGGGTGAAGTAATCCTCCAACACCTCATCAGCCTCGCGGATTTTTTTCTCCGGATGGTCCTTTTCAACGGAGAATCGCCCTACCCATTTTGACCCTTGATAATAGTTCAGAAGCGCCTGGCATGCTTGCTCATAGTCTTGTTCCTGCACCAACTTAGCCACCGCTTCAAAATGCTCTTTTTCTAAATCTAAGGCAGAGAAGAGTTTCTTAATTCGGGGTTTCTGCCGCTCAACCAGCTCCGTCAGATCTTGGTAGCTACACGCTGAGTCGAACGCATGACAGACCAGAAAGATAATGAACAGCCACTTCATCACCCGGCTAGTTTAGCAGCAAGTGATTTACTGAGCAAATAGGCGCATAGGCCTATAATCAAGGCCGCAATAGGATCGACCATCCTCAGCAGCATAAAATCAAAAAGATAAATAGGATCAAAATCAGCAGCATATTCAGCTCCCCGGGTAATCAATAACCACAGACCTACCATCAGAAACCCTAGTGCCAAGAGACGAACGCCTACCAGAGCAACAGCATAGGAAGTTTTACTATCATCCATATCACAGACAAACTAACAAAGGTATTTAACGAAACCAGCTCTTTTCACTTCCCAAAACTCTTAGTCTTTTTACAATTCTAAGCGATGAAAAAGGTTGCGGTTATTTTATCTGGATGTGGCGTCTACGATGGTGCTGAAATTAATGAATCTGTGCTTACTCTACTCGCATTGGATAAAGCAAATGCTGAGGTCACTTGCGCTGCACCTAATATAAAGCAACATCATGTCATGAATCACTTTAGTGGAGAGGAATGCCCAAACGAAAGCCGAAACGTCCTATTTGAATCCGCCCGCATTGCTCGAGGCAATATCAAAAACCTCGCAGAGATAAAGCCAGAAAGCTTTGATGCTGTTATTCTACCTGGCGGTTTCGGTGCAGCAAAAAACCTCTCTAGCTTTGCCACGCAAGGTGCTTCTATGACGGTCGATGAAACGGTTACAGAATTTCTCACTAAGGCTCAAACCCTTGGTAAACCTTTGGGCTTTGCCTGCATCGCCCCAGCTATTGCCGCTAAACTTTTTGGCGATAAAAAAATCGTCTTCACCATTGGCAATGACCCCGAGACTGCAGAGCCTTTGGGAAGCTTTGGTGGCTGCCACAAAGATACACCCGTAGAAGATGTGGTCATCGACAAGAACTTAAAAATCGTTACCACTCCTGCCTACATGCTGGCTGAGCGCATCAGCCAAGCTGAAAGGGGTATTTCAAAGTTAGTTGATGCAGTCTTAGCTCTAACGTATTAGTTGTTTACGTTCATTGTGCAGAAGCCCATTTCAAAAAAATTTAAGCTCAATGTTGCTCTCTGAACGTGTTTTGATTACCCTATCAGCTCGATACCATTGGTAGATCTAACTAATTTTAGGAATACGACCTCACGGACAACGCCGATAGGTAGAGAGAACCTAAGTGTAGTATAGCAACGGAGATCTTTTTTATTTAGAGTGATTAGTAACGAATAGAGATATCTGGTATGACTAAGAATTTTTTAACACTAACCGTGGTCTTCATCGCCTCACTGGGAACCAGTGACCTTAATGCTGCAGACAAAATTAAGGTTCTGATTGCCGACGGACCTCAAAAAGCCCACAAATATCAAGATACTACTCCTGTATTAAAAAAAGCACTTGAGAAAATCCCTCTCTTTGAAGTAGCTCATTCACGTTCCTCAAAGGAAAGTTGC encodes the following:
- the elbB gene encoding isoprenoid biosynthesis glyoxalase ElbB; protein product: MKKVAVILSGCGVYDGAEINESVLTLLALDKANAEVTCAAPNIKQHHVMNHFSGEECPNESRNVLFESARIARGNIKNLAEIKPESFDAVILPGGFGAAKNLSSFATQGASMTVDETVTEFLTKAQTLGKPLGFACIAPAIAAKLFGDKKIVFTIGNDPETAEPLGSFGGCHKDTPVEDVVIDKNLKIVTTPAYMLAERISQAERGISKLVDAVLALTY
- a CDS encoding alginate lyase family protein, coding for MKWLFIIFLVCHAFDSACSYQDLTELVERQKPRIKKLFSALDLEKEHFEAVAKLVQEQDYEQACQALLNYYQGSKWVGRFSVEKDHPEKKIREADEVLEDYFTLQGLSAKVERMPHGGLDWWGYGPKNDIEWAVFLNRHYYFDSLYVAYEATGDAKYANKYSDLVTDWILNNPVPAKKTGSAQWRAMEAGRRITEYWPKVFYGMLQSNDVSDVAKILVLSSIPEHAYVCQNHHAKTGNHVLVEMLALAKCGIFWPEFKESRLWIEYAFAAVLDELEPQVYPDGAQKELSNHYQVTTLLSFERLSEMARWGEVELSEHYEKTLEKMWEYLVWITKPDGHGPLNNDADTEYNVKFGLHAAKNYNRQDWLYVLTHGKQGKLLDTEKIGSRYFPWAGHVVMRSDWSEGQLWAFFDIGPSGLAHNHYDKLHLSLSANGRNFLVDTGRYYYRWDKWRHYFLGTESHNTIRINGKKQRLGLRVREAPVHDAAQVGLNQGQVDFALGEVGFEHLEDVKHRRAVIRYADQYLIVVDEVIAWGGHELEAFWHFEPGAKLLINNDSVSTSDPKKSNLRISPNSSFVWDLKIVSGQEKPEIQGWWSHSYNKRVPCPTAVYQTKIRRPVRMAWLLEISKVGRVGTRELNVKANATELYLTVAGKEKEHFMIDLEKGALEIGGDDY